A single region of the Rhipicephalus microplus isolate Deutch F79 chromosome 10, USDA_Rmic, whole genome shotgun sequence genome encodes:
- the LOC119181848 gene encoding beta-galactosidase — MTGRVRVALLCAGVLFMQVRAQQRSIVVDHTRAMFVKDGQPFRFVSGEMHYFRVPRAYWKDRLYKVKMAGLNTVSFYIEWSGHEPEPQVYNFEDMYDLNAFIEEIKQQGLLALVRPGPYICGEREYGGLPYWLLRDDPKMVIRSSDKNYTAAADRWFGKLLPMLKPHLYQNGGPIFAVQVENEYGHLGRCDHSHMEHLLNVMESHLGKDLVYFRTNFPFPSFYACDKVRDILVAGNLPPHYGVDTSFNVIKSANPKPAPMVVPEYYTGWMDYWGYSHNFKTKDVILNTYKLLMTRNASVAFYMFIGGTNFGFKAPKGLGFPLTTSYDYGAPVSEDGDIRSIYYDIRNLTTSYLGHVPNGDMPRNTSKLNIGNVQLNNYISLEDMMNHFRKKGWLVQKQAVDPVSFEKMNHSSGFLMCTTTVNLFTYGTGHLWIPYIRDRAYVRAGGKLFIFYNHYVSYGSYKYADTIPVKKGENLIVLVENMGREYYGWRMNTDLKGLNYVYLNSVKLNNWTTEVVPINKNRDISEILRIVQQKGNGTTPGFFHGTFTLKKEQQPAETFLDPRGWIKGFAFINGINLGRYWPPTGPQVTLYIPGVYLRPHPEENHLLLFETEEAPANRTVMLVDKPILDADIDKPRP, encoded by the exons ATGACGGGACGAGTTCGCGTAGCCTTGTTGTGCGCCGGCGTCCTGTTCATGCAGGTGCGTGCCCAGCAGCGTTCaatcgtcgtcgaccacacgcgGGCGATGTTTGTGAAGGACGGTCAGCCGTTTCGCTTCGTGTCGGGTGAGATGCACTACTTCAGAGTCCCGAGAGCATACTGGAAGGACCGACTGTACAAAGTCAAGATGGCCGGCCTTAACACGGTCTCCTTCTATATCGAGTGGAGCGGGCACGAGCCGGAACCCCAGGTGTACAACTTCGAAGACATGTACGATCTCAACGCCTTCATTGAAGAGATCAAGCAACAGGGTCTCCTGGCCTTGGTCCGTCCGGGACCATACATATGCGGTGAGAGAGAATACGGCGGATTACCATATTGGCTACTACGAGACGATCCGAAGATGGTGATAAGGTCCAGTGACAAAAACTACACGGCGGCAGCAGACCGGTGGTTCGGCAAGCTCCTTCCCATGCTGAAACCACATCTGTATCAAAACGGGGGCCCCATATTCGCTGTACAAGTCGAAAACGAGTACGGCCACTTGGGCAGGTGCGACCACTCGCACATGGAGCACTTGTTGAACGTCATGGAGTCTCACTTGGGCAAGGACTTGGTGTATTTCCGCACAAACTTTCCGTTTCCCTCGTTTTACGCCTGCGACAAGGTGCGCGACATTCTGGTCGCCGGTAACTTACCACCGCACTACGGAGTAGACACTTCCTTCAATGTCATCAAATCGGCAAATCCCAAGCCGGCGCCCATGGTGGTCCCCGAGTATTACACCGGTTGGATGGATTACTGGGGCTATTCGCACAACTTCAAGACAAAGGACGTCATCCTGAACACTTACAAGCTCTTGATGACTCGCAACGCCTCGGTAGCCTTCTACATGTTCATCGGTGGTACAAACTTCGGCTTCAAAGCACCCAAGGGCCTCGGTTTTCCCCTCACGACCAGTTACGACTACGGGGCGCCTGTTAGCGAAGATGGCGACATCAGGTCCATCTACTACGACATACGTAACCTGACGACCAGTTACCTGGGTCACGTGCCCAATGGAGACATGCCCAGAAACACGTCCAAGCTGAATATCGGCAACGTTCAGCTGAACAACTACATATCATTGGAGGACATGATGAATCACTTCCGAAAGAAAGGGTGGCTCGTGCAAAAGCAGGCGGTCGACCCGGTGTCATTCGAAAAGATGAATCACAGCTCCGGGTTTCTGATGTGCACCACTACAGTAAATCTGTTCACTTATGGCACGGGCCATCTCTGGATTCCTTATATACGGGACCGCGCATACGTGCGGGCCGGAGGCAAGCTTTTCATCTTCTACAACCACTACGTCAGTTATGGGTCCTACAAGTATGCGGACACGATTCCTGTTAAGAAAGGGGAAAACCTCATCGTCCTCGTGGAGAACATGGGAAGGGAGTACTACGGATGGCGTATGAACACCGACCTCAAG GGCCTCAACTATGTTTATCTCAACAGcgtcaaactcaacaactggacaACAGAAGTGGTTCCCATCAACAAGAACAGAGACATCAGCGAGATCCTCCGGATTGTTCAGCAGAAGGGGAATGGAACAACTCCCGGTTTCTTCCATGGCACGTTCACTTTGAAAAAAGAACAGCAACCCGCTGAGACCTTCCTGGACCCGAGAGGATGGATTAAGGGTTTCGCGTTCATTAATGGCATCAACTTGGGTCGCTATTGGCCACCAACAGGACCGCAG GTGACGCTGTACATACCGGGTGTGTACCTGAGGCCTCACCCTGAAGAGAACCACCTGCTTCTCTTCGAGACCGAAGAAGCGCCAGCGAACCGCACAGTCATGTTGGTGGACAAGCCAATCTTAGACGCTGACATCGACAAACCGAGGCCCTGA